A genomic stretch from Nitrospirota bacterium includes:
- a CDS encoding PAS domain S-box protein, with the protein MTAETIAMLDAMPDGLIIINMQGEILHINAAAARLSGYSTEEVIDERMVELFISEQDKPEFCKTFKNIHADNFIQPFKVMSKRKDRTEFPAIVSFSVIRDSEVSPVKAVAILRDITERNRAEEEKERLQNQLQQSLKMAAIGMLTCGIAHDFSKIVTAINNFSHIGMKQFQASVPQAFDIFANIKAASCRASNLTRQLLTFSRRKPAKSDLIDMNSLINELLQMLSSIISNDIGIKLSLDTDLRMITGDMGKMEQVIMNLIINAGDAMPQGGTLVIKSENVTINTPYHNGMPITRPGSFIMLTVRDTGLGISKDHINYVFEPFFTTRKSRVNAGLGLSVVKDIIEDHKGWINVISEEGKGTTFEVYLPVENMSEDSNLKGDEELILIAEDWTHV; encoded by the coding sequence ATGACTGCAGAGACAATTGCAATGCTCGATGCAATGCCGGACGGCCTTATAATTATAAACATGCAGGGAGAGATACTCCACATTAATGCTGCGGCTGCCAGATTATCCGGATATTCCACGGAAGAGGTTATTGACGAAAGGATGGTAGAATTATTCATCTCAGAACAAGACAAACCAGAATTCTGTAAGACCTTTAAAAATATCCATGCTGATAATTTCATTCAGCCCTTCAAGGTTATGAGCAAACGTAAAGACAGGACTGAATTCCCTGCAATTGTAAGTTTCTCTGTCATTAGAGATTCTGAAGTCTCACCGGTCAAGGCAGTTGCTATTCTCAGGGACATCACCGAGCGCAATCGGGCAGAGGAAGAAAAAGAACGGCTGCAAAACCAGTTGCAGCAATCCCTTAAGATGGCGGCTATTGGAATGTTGACATGTGGTATCGCCCATGACTTCAGTAAAATAGTGACCGCTATCAACAACTTCAGCCACATAGGGATGAAACAGTTTCAAGCGTCTGTTCCGCAGGCCTTTGACATTTTTGCAAATATAAAAGCGGCTTCCTGCCGTGCCTCAAACCTTACACGACAACTACTTACCTTCAGCCGGAGGAAACCTGCAAAATCTGATTTGATTGATATGAACAGTCTGATAAATGAACTGCTGCAAATGTTATCCTCCATCATCAGTAACGACATTGGCATAAAATTAAGTTTAGACACCGATCTCAGGATGATCACGGGAGATATGGGAAAAATGGAACAGGTAATTATGAACCTCATTATAAATGCCGGAGATGCTATGCCCCAGGGTGGCACGTTGGTTATCAAATCTGAAAATGTTACCATAAATACACCGTACCACAACGGAATGCCAATTACACGGCCCGGCAGCTTTATAATGTTAACCGTGAGGGATACCGGCCTGGGAATAAGTAAAGACCACATTAACTATGTATTTGAACCTTTTTTTACGACAAGGAAAAGTCGCGTGAATGCTGGACTTGGTTTATCTGTTGTTAAGGACATAATTGAAGATCATAAAGGATGGATTAATGTTATTAGTGAAGAGGGCAAAGGCACAACATTTGAAGTCTACCTGCCTGTCGAAAATATGTCTGAGGACAGTAACCTTAAAGGTGATGAAGAACTGATTTTGATAGCGGAGGATTGGACTCATGTCTGA
- a CDS encoding HAMP domain-containing protein, translated as MRGYSIKFKLSFFFSLVIVLICASLSLSFFHKTKMSMIETFIRNSVLIAQTLANNSRYGIITEDRIILEELISGVLQAREIVSVTILDSHGKPLAQKAKLREALPSGENMPSRAADNADFSDTAIVTYVTSRDGLKHYFVSYPVHYLSPALNNFPIELLEETKLEKRTSDNPAKLGDVVIELSSYSLDKQISEMWMVAILITAAVMAGGIILIFYLTKHYLKPLEMLAAVADKVARGDLSQKAPPAGKDEIGKLTDIFNQMTVSLSLREQECKSYIHQLERMNKKQSDLNLTLENRVLERTNKLEKLLFQIRKEKMKTERILHEIDDGVIVVDQNGKTIMINPAARLMLINGERIKESLFDSSGDSNGEIRVDNPDSGLYMIIKMKSFPFRDNRGELLGKIAVLHDVTHFKEIDRLKSEFVSHVSHELKTPLTSIKGFIDNLRDRIAGDLTLRQEEYLERMAKNADRLIRMINELLDISLIEAGGIKLNYTPLLLSELIKEVSDGLRPIAIQKQIEISLVKLDAERQILVDRDKIEQVITNLVDNAIIYTRPGGKIMIKLDNGQGFIKARISDNGVGIPVEEQPRIFDRFYRLEKNSILEPKGTGLGLFIAKNVIEMHGGKIWVTSEVGKGSEFIFTLPA; from the coding sequence ATGAGAGGATATTCTATAAAATTCAAGTTGTCTTTCTTCTTCAGCCTGGTCATCGTATTAATCTGTGCTTCACTCAGTCTCTCATTCTTCCACAAGACTAAGATGAGCATGATTGAAACCTTTATCAGAAACAGCGTTCTAATTGCTCAAACCCTGGCCAATAACAGCCGGTATGGAATTATCACTGAGGACAGGATTATACTTGAAGAACTTATCAGCGGCGTCCTTCAGGCCCGTGAAATCGTTTCTGTCACAATACTGGATTCTCATGGAAAGCCCCTGGCTCAGAAAGCCAAATTAAGGGAAGCGCTGCCCTCAGGGGAAAATATGCCATCCAGAGCTGCAGATAATGCTGATTTCAGCGATACTGCTATTGTAACATACGTTACCTCCAGGGATGGCCTAAAACATTATTTCGTATCATATCCTGTACATTATTTGTCCCCTGCGTTGAATAATTTTCCGATCGAGCTCCTTGAAGAGACTAAATTAGAAAAACGAACCAGTGATAATCCGGCAAAACTTGGAGACGTTGTTATCGAGCTATCATCATACTCGCTGGATAAGCAGATTAGCGAGATGTGGATGGTAGCCATTCTGATTACTGCCGCGGTAATGGCAGGAGGGATTATACTCATCTTTTACCTTACAAAACACTACCTGAAGCCTCTCGAAATGCTGGCTGCCGTAGCTGACAAGGTCGCAAGGGGAGATCTCTCTCAGAAAGCCCCTCCTGCAGGAAAAGACGAAATTGGGAAACTGACTGATATCTTCAATCAGATGACCGTTTCCCTCAGTCTTCGTGAACAGGAGTGTAAATCCTACATTCATCAGCTTGAAAGGATGAACAAGAAGCAATCTGATCTTAATCTTACCCTCGAAAACAGGGTTCTGGAAAGGACGAATAAACTGGAAAAATTGCTCTTTCAGATTCGTAAGGAGAAGATGAAGACAGAGAGGATTCTGCATGAAATAGATGACGGTGTCATTGTTGTTGATCAGAATGGAAAAACCATCATGATCAACCCCGCTGCCCGCCTGATGCTGATAAACGGAGAACGTATAAAAGAAAGCCTCTTTGACTCTTCCGGCGATTCAAACGGTGAGATCCGTGTAGACAATCCTGATTCCGGACTTTACATGATAATCAAAATGAAATCATTTCCCTTCCGCGATAATAGAGGTGAATTGTTAGGTAAGATTGCAGTTCTGCATGACGTAACACATTTCAAGGAGATCGACCGCCTTAAATCAGAATTTGTCTCCCACGTCTCTCATGAACTTAAAACACCTCTTACATCAATAAAGGGGTTTATAGATAATCTTCGAGACAGGATAGCAGGAGACTTGACGTTGAGACAGGAGGAGTATCTCGAGAGGATGGCTAAGAATGCAGACCGCCTGATCCGGATGATCAATGAATTGCTTGATATATCCCTCATTGAAGCCGGGGGTATAAAGCTTAATTATACCCCGCTTTTGCTATCTGAGCTGATCAAAGAGGTATCTGATGGGCTTCGTCCCATCGCCATCCAGAAACAGATTGAAATAAGCCTTGTGAAATTAGATGCTGAGAGGCAAATACTGGTAGACAGGGACAAAATTGAACAGGTCATAACTAATCTGGTTGATAACGCCATTATCTATACCAGGCCCGGAGGCAAAATTATGATTAAACTTGATAATGGTCAGGGTTTTATTAAGGCCCGGATAAGTGATAACGGGGTTGGCATCCCGGTAGAAGAACAACCCAGAATATTCGATAGATTCTATCGCCTTGAAAAGAACTCGATTCTTGAACCCAAAGGGACCGGATTGGGACTATTTATCGCAAAAAACGTCATCGAGATGCACGGCGGGAAAATATGGGTGACCAGCGAGGTTGGAAAGGGGAGTGAATTTATCTTTACGCTTCCAGCTTAG
- a CDS encoding ABC transporter substrate-binding protein, with product MINRLGILVIFVLSSMISFLAFAADHADGKEIAVIMSQELPVYREAVTGIKSIYDGKMREFDLKGDLEESGRVVREIKRHLPDLIISVGLLATVTAKNNFQHTPIVYCMVFNPDLFSISGSNLTGVNLNISSFEAIRRLRELFPEAKKIGILYDPAKSKRIVEKDMQIAQTWGFTLTTKEVSSIKEMPDAFRDIQNEIDLLWLIPDSTVVTPESLEFIFLKTFESRIPVIAFSKDLLSRGALLTFSPDYHTVGIEAGRLANNILQGKPPPAAEAVNTVKKLQTSINIMVAKKMGIKINREAMYSLREELELYTPAINTSLK from the coding sequence TTGATTAATAGGCTTGGCATCCTTGTGATCTTTGTCCTTTCCTCTATGATCAGTTTTCTTGCATTTGCAGCAGATCATGCAGATGGAAAGGAGATTGCTGTAATCATGAGCCAGGAACTTCCTGTCTATCGTGAAGCCGTGACCGGTATAAAGAGTATCTATGACGGGAAAATGAGGGAGTTTGACCTGAAAGGCGATTTGGAAGAATCAGGCAGGGTCGTAAGGGAAATCAAAAGGCATCTTCCGGATCTTATTATTTCAGTAGGCCTCCTGGCCACTGTGACAGCAAAGAATAATTTTCAGCATACCCCCATTGTCTACTGTATGGTCTTTAACCCTGACCTATTCTCCATATCCGGAAGCAACCTGACTGGTGTAAACCTTAACATCAGCTCGTTCGAGGCCATCCGCCGGCTAAGAGAACTCTTCCCGGAGGCAAAAAAGATCGGAATCCTTTATGACCCTGCAAAATCCAAAAGGATAGTCGAGAAGGACATGCAGATAGCTCAGACTTGGGGATTTACTCTGACGACAAAGGAGGTATCTTCAATTAAAGAGATGCCGGATGCATTCAGGGATATACAGAACGAGATTGATCTCCTCTGGTTAATTCCTGATAGCACTGTGGTAACGCCCGAGTCCCTGGAGTTTATTTTTCTTAAGACGTTCGAGAGCAGGATCCCGGTTATAGCCTTCTCTAAGGATCTGCTAAGCAGAGGGGCCTTGTTAACCTTCTCCCCTGACTATCACACGGTAGGGATAGAGGCGGGGCGATTGGCCAACAACATCCTGCAAGGGAAGCCCCCTCCTGCTGCCGAAGCTGTCAACACGGTAAAAAAACTCCAGACATCAATTAACATTATGGTCGCTAAGAAGATGGGCATTAAAATCAACCGGGAGGCGATGTATTCCCTACGGGAAGAGTTAGAACTATATACCCCGGCAATAAATACAAGTCTAAAATAG
- a CDS encoding sigma-54-dependent Fis family transcriptional regulator, producing the protein MNMHETILLVDDDEDIRTIIKDRLEKLGYHVMTAGNGQEALKSIDSHEPDIVILDLQMPIMDGMEVIKRLKDNPQLPIIVLTAFGTIENAVAAMKAGAFDFVTKPFSPDHLDIVIKKALDYRALRRNNLYLQGEIDASFPGIIGESQKIREALEMAQKVAGTSSTVLLLGGSGTGKEMFARFIHRRSERSKKPFVVVNSVALRDELFESELFGHEKGAFTGAYAMKRGKLEIADGGTVFFDEIGDLKPELQAKLLRVLQEREFERVGGYRPIRIDIRTIAATNQNLYKRVQEGKFRDDLFFRLNVVSIQLPLLKERKEDIPNLISFFLNDACREIKRPVMKISPEAMEHLINYHWPGNVRELKNIIERAVVLADDSSKEITPLDLPFPTYNLKMEDPHTIKPYHESVVRCQREVILRAMQQTGGNQAKAANLLNLQRTYLARLIRKLNIRDYVKEDN; encoded by the coding sequence ATGAACATGCATGAAACAATTCTTCTGGTTGATGATGACGAGGATATCAGGACGATAATTAAAGATCGTCTTGAAAAACTGGGATACCATGTAATGACTGCTGGAAACGGGCAGGAGGCCCTGAAATCCATTGACAGTCACGAACCGGATATAGTGATCTTGGATCTCCAGATGCCCATAATGGATGGGATGGAGGTAATTAAGCGCCTTAAGGATAACCCGCAACTGCCAATCATTGTACTGACCGCCTTTGGAACAATTGAGAATGCTGTAGCTGCAATGAAGGCAGGTGCCTTCGACTTCGTAACAAAACCATTCTCTCCTGACCACCTTGATATAGTGATCAAAAAGGCCCTCGACTACAGGGCTCTGCGGAGAAACAATCTCTATCTTCAGGGTGAAATTGATGCCTCGTTCCCCGGCATTATAGGTGAGTCTCAGAAAATAAGAGAAGCCCTGGAAATGGCGCAGAAGGTCGCCGGAACTTCTTCGACAGTACTTCTCCTCGGGGGAAGCGGGACAGGTAAAGAGATGTTTGCCCGTTTTATCCATCGCAGGAGTGAACGGTCAAAAAAACCATTTGTTGTTGTAAATAGTGTTGCCTTGCGGGATGAGCTGTTTGAAAGTGAACTGTTCGGACATGAGAAAGGGGCATTTACAGGGGCATATGCAATGAAACGGGGAAAACTCGAGATTGCTGACGGAGGCACAGTATTTTTCGATGAGATCGGTGACTTAAAACCTGAACTTCAGGCAAAACTGCTCAGGGTTCTTCAGGAACGCGAGTTTGAACGTGTAGGTGGATACCGGCCAATACGGATAGACATCCGGACCATTGCGGCAACAAATCAAAATCTCTATAAGAGGGTTCAAGAGGGGAAATTCAGGGATGATCTATTTTTTCGCCTCAATGTAGTTTCGATCCAGCTTCCACTTCTGAAGGAGCGCAAAGAGGATATCCCAAATCTCATCTCTTTCTTTCTCAATGATGCATGCAGGGAGATTAAGCGACCCGTAATGAAGATTTCTCCCGAGGCAATGGAGCACCTGATCAACTATCATTGGCCCGGAAATGTCAGAGAACTAAAAAATATTATTGAACGGGCTGTTGTTTTGGCTGATGATAGCAGTAAAGAGATCACTCCCCTTGACCTGCCATTTCCAACATACAATCTTAAGATGGAAGATCCTCACACTATAAAACCATATCATGAATCAGTAGTGCGCTGCCAGAGGGAGGTAATCCTTCGTGCCATGCAGCAAACAGGCGGTAATCAGGCTAAAGCAGCGAATCTGCTTAATCTCCAGAGAACCTATCTGGCCCGTTTGATCAGAAAGTTAAATATTAGAGACTATGTTAAGGAGGATAATTGA
- a CDS encoding DUF1460 domain-containing protein yields MITHLGKWTTALIDGIIHEAAALTDIGGRIDFISRQLLNTPYKEASLSGSVSVPEVLIINLEGVDCITFIEYVEAMRLSGSYSEFTKNLKMVRYRNGAVTYEGRRHFFSDWVGYTPKTVDDVTSIIGAKNTVRIMKNLNLRSDGTFLLHGICVTQREISFIPVNAINSNVMARLMTGDYAGIYSGNEGLDVTHTGIIIKDGGRICLRHASSRKDTYKVIDEELTEYLTGKAGIIILRPI; encoded by the coding sequence ATGATAACTCACTTAGGTAAATGGACGACAGCACTTATAGATGGAATAATACATGAAGCCGCTGCATTGACGGATATCGGTGGGCGCATTGACTTCATCTCCAGGCAATTACTCAACACACCCTACAAAGAAGCTTCTTTGAGCGGCAGCGTAAGTGTTCCAGAAGTCCTCATCATAAACCTTGAAGGGGTGGACTGCATTACATTTATTGAATATGTTGAGGCAATGCGCCTTTCCGGGTCTTACTCTGAATTTACAAAGAATCTGAAGATGGTTAGATACAGGAATGGAGCAGTGACATATGAAGGCAGGAGACATTTCTTTTCAGACTGGGTTGGTTACACGCCTAAGACAGTGGATGATGTAACTTCGATAATCGGGGCGAAAAATACTGTTAGAATCATGAAAAACTTAAATCTAAGGAGTGACGGGACGTTTTTGCTCCACGGGATATGTGTCACGCAGAGAGAGATCTCCTTCATACCAGTTAACGCAATAAATAGCAATGTCATGGCACGGTTAATGACCGGAGATTATGCAGGCATTTATTCCGGCAATGAAGGATTGGATGTAACTCACACAGGCATTATTATAAAAGATGGCGGCAGGATATGTCTTCGTCACGCATCATCACGCAAAGATACATATAAGGTTATTGATGAAGAGTTGACAGAATACCTGACCGGTAAAGCCGGCATCATAATATTGAGACCAATATAA